The genomic DNA ATCGTTGCAAACAATGGGTAATGTTGCAAAATTTGCTTACCAATTTGCTTCTCTATGTACGCAGCTTCGTCAGGTGTCGCTCTCGGAATGACACCAGGATCACTAAAGCTTGTTCGAAACAGTGTAGACATGACGAATATGAAGAGTAACCCACCAATGACCGGTATTGCAGGAGTTATGTTGGTTGCTAAGAAGGGACAGCtgaaaatatgttttcataatattattgttgaaaattctggACATCTTCTGTTCCAAAATTGGGATATTGAACAAATTCTGCCTGTTGCCATATTCTGAATGATTGTAAAGATCAAAAGCTAGAAGATTATTATCTATAGCTATCTACAGATCCAGGCAATGACTGATTTAATCATCCCAATACATCGACCtcaacaaacaaaacaaaacaaacataaGAAGGCTGGACTTTCTAAGGAATTCCATAACTCAATTGAGTATACCTCTAAATCTAATGTACATGACTTACTCAAATGCAAAGAATAATCCGCTAGTCCCAGCGATCAAACACACAGTGACGTAAAAGACGCTGGTCTGTGGCGCCATCATAACTCGTCCGTCGCagcaaaatatatttctgcCAGGAAAGAGTTCCCACTTTCTTGTAACGTGTGGCATGTTGAGCAAGGGTTCTTGATTAGTGCGGTCAATGTACTATTATCTATAGTTCCCGAATCAGATTTTTGGAGCGATTCCTCTAAAACCAggtggtttttcttttttctctttttttggtTGCACGTTAATTCAGCCACTGTTCATTTAACCATCTTAAACTGACGAGGTGGTAACGCATTTGTATCAGATTATGAATAACAATTTATTGTGTCCCCCATAAACGACGATGTTCTGGTATGAATACTAGCGGTAGGTTGATAcctgtggtcgatgaaaattaGACAACAATTTATCTCTCAATTTACTAAAttatatattgatatttaaattcaacaaatataATGCATGCatggaaataaaagaaaaattccaaccctcaaaaagtgatggaaGTTATTGGGATAAGCTTAGATTATATTTGACTATTGTTGAATTTGATGAATCTCACGGTATGTCGCAGCTGGTCTGCTATTGCTGTTGTACAAAGcggatataattataaacattGTTAAAACTGATTCAGATTAATCTACATTAGAgagaatttatattcaaaagtCTCAAAGTCATACTTCAATCTCAGCTGTGACTGTATCTTAATTTCAACAAGCTCATACATGGCAAAAGTTTTGACTGAGCGCAACggttgataaagaaaaaataattatcagcaGATATTGATAACGAATAAAGTATTTCTTAGTAGCAGATAAAAAGGCACCAAGTATTCCAGAGTGTATTCTTGATAACAATTTTGTAACTCAATTAAGTTCTGTACATTTCTTTTTACAGTTTGGCCGATTTGTTACCAGTAAATAACGTGACAGTGATAGAGCACGCATTTCAATACTGTCTCAGGGTAAATTATAAACGGAAGGTCTTAACCGCCACGTTTCCTGGTGCGATTTCCCGAGGATAATGGTTCACGAGATCTTCATTTAGATAAAGGAATTGTCATATATGATTCACACATACACCAAGTAGACGAACTTAACCTAACATTGggaataaatatgtatattaaatacGCGGAGACGTTTGAGCAAGGTCGATTGCTTACGGGCAGATTAACGGTTTGGGCagacggaaagaaaaaaaacatccaatTTCTAAAATAAAGCGTGAACTCATGTTCGGTGCATCACCTTCTCGGCCACCAACTCCCAGTGCAGTCACTTCAGAATCATAGTTAAGATCCACAATTAAACGAAAATCCATTGAAAACTAGGTCAATCGGATACGCATTGTTAGCACGTTAATGTGTCCACACAATTTTGACATAACCGCGCGCCACACGCCACGGCACATCGTCAAATATCACTCATTATTGCTCACTTATTTTATCCGTTTCCACATTGACAACAATATCACATATTTATAAGGAACGATTCTTCGTGCTTTTAATTCGCCAAACAGGTGGCGCCCACTGGGAGAAAATCTGTTCATTCGTACCCACGTGGTTATGGAATAACCAATCGCAGGGGAGTGTTGGACGTAATTTTaactgttattttttaattaacgcTGAAATGTTTAAATCTAACCAAGTACTGGCTTATTTACGTTTATGAATTCGTCATCGCTTTCCGATGCGTAATTCTCAAAACTAGTATCAACGAAAAACTCGTACGTCGCGGACAAATCATTGCGATCATCcagctgaataaaattatatcgttCATACCTCCTTTTACCAAAACAAACTGAGCATtgacaagtttgaaaatactctgaattaataatgaaagaatttatgaaGTCATATTCAacaatgtttttgtttttttcaaattcaagggCAATGCTTATACTATATgcgcaaataaatatttatacccaATACTCCATGCAACGTTATATATTATGTCATTACTCCGCAGATATGACCAACTATGAATTTGCTATGGTGTAAAGCCACACATCAATTTCAAAAGTAATacctattattatttaacgcCTATTCTGCGTAAGCGAGTGCGAATGTACGATACgtactaaaaatattcaaacttcCAGTCACAACACAGACGTGATAAGCGCAATCTTGTATTTCCggaatatattgtatacattatatgttgtaaatttaattgaaCGTAGACGGAAAGGAAATGATTCGATTCTATACATTATTAATAGAGCTACTCGTTAGAGACGAAGTTCGAGTTGTACCAAGGCATAACACATTCTGCAGCGGATATGTAACGTACGCGCCGCGTCGAATAGAATAATCACCGTATCTATACATTGTATCTTGACAAGTGACAACGATAATTATAGCTGCATTCGAGGTTGTTTAATACATTCCGGGTCGATGTTGAAATAGAGCCGATCCAGGCTCCCGGCAAGGACCTAATACACGTTATTCGAGCTCGAGTTAAGAGTACTGGGATAAGATATAGGCAGCAAGGTTTGAAGGGCCGGGGTGGTGGTGGAGTGTGAGTGCAGATATTACGTAGAGATAGAATAGATCAATGAGCCGATTCAGTTTTGCAGATAGCGGATTCACTTGTAGCTCCTACGTTATACCTAGCTAGTAATGGGTGGTAGGTATGAATCCTCGCTCGCCTAGACGGGTGCGGATGGACGGACGCAAACGCTGAAATCAGCTCGGGGGATCGATACGATAAATGAATGCGTGCGATTGGTAGCTGAGAAAATCGATGATGCACGTTGTGGGGCACCCTACCCGAATACACCGACGACAACGGATGGAGCAAAGAccgaaatatcgatttttagaCCCCTACGCGGAGCTTCGATGTTCATATCTGCCCTGTGCCCCGTCTGTGAAGAGCCTTTCAAAACATCGGTGCCcagaaatacttgaaaaacatCTAAGCATTTCGCGTTTTACCACCGCTAACAGTGTTTCTATCCTTCTGTGAATGTCAGGTAATTATAATGCTTTTAGTTTGTCGTAGATAACTCTGCTAAGATCTCCCGGTTAATGTTCCGAATATATGTACAAGAATTTGCCTCCGTTATTCCTCTTCCTTCATTCGTGCAAAGTGTTGTTCGTTTACGGCTCGACAAATGAGGACATAATTATCCGCGCCTGTATTCTTCGCATAAACTTACACAGTTGCTTCAACCAACAATTTCCAAGTCTAATTATGCAACAGACGTCACTTCTttgttaataatattcaaagtcaaaacgttttttgtattatgaaattttagaatCCGCGATTCGTGTGCGCGTTCGATTACATTTAGGCACTTTGTATCCTTTTTATCTCGGATGTTTTCGTGTCGTTATTTGTTTTTGCCCAAACTATAAGTAAACTGTCTTTTATAGATCAATACTGCAGATCTTGACCGATGAACCGACTTCCGGTTAAGCttgttgaattgatttttgaaaatcaacgaTTCAATATTGCGCTAAAACCTGCACGCTGCAGTGATCAGTCATCCCCTTCATTATTATAGAATCATATGACATAGAAGCCATATAATTATAAGATCACCGCGatctgatttgaaaattattttcagctgTAAATTGTGTTTCCTGAATAGATAATCTGCTTTCAGGCGTGAATTGAACCTAAATACTCAACAAACCGTGCAGAagcctgataaaaaaaagtgatgcaatttattatttcaataatgacCGCCTATGATATGATGCGATTGTTAATGAATACGTACTGTAGTACTTGATACATCGTGTGATAAAATTATGGAATATATCTCAAAATCCATACGCGAATTCaccaattaaaaatattaggTATTCTGGGAAACCGCAATGAAAgtaattttgaacaattttttcggaattatttttcaggtaTTTAAAGGGTATATAAACAGCATCTTGGATGCTATATTGATTTCCAGGCGAAGTTTGCGCGGTTTTGCTATTAACGAATGTACTATGTTTGCAAAAATAGAGAGACTGACATCTTTACTGACTGAAAGACTTGATCTATGAGTGAGAGATAAAAGTACCATCACAAACATGGAGTCGTTTAACCCCAAAAAAGTCGCGATGAGTTTTTACAGAGGTGCCTTAAGAGGATCTTCTAGTCGGTTGCTCCTATTGCCGTATTTTTCCCCGTAGTTATTTTAATTACTCATCTTTTAGCTTTTCAGTCTGAACCCTGACCTTCCTAGCGTTCACAAGTTTCAAAATGAATGCTATTTTggggttaaaaaataataaagtaattACAGTATTGAAAACTACTAATACGCTGGAAATCCTCCTTTTGTCTTGTAGAGTAAAGTATAGTGTCTCAATAAATGTTGGTAGCGACGTGAGATACATCATCCGATGTATGCCATTAAGTTTTCCATCTATcctatgattttgaaaatttgtcagtTTTTATGAgtctgttattattttcagaaaacatGGCTGTTGCTGCTTCAGAGAATTATCAGTTAAAGTGGCACAGCTACGGAGCTCATCTTCACAGCTCTGTGGCAACGCTACTTCACTCCGAATCATTCGCCGACGTTTTGTTGGCAACTTCTTGTGGCAGGCATGTTGCTGCTCATCGCTTTGTTCTTGCAGCCTGTTCATCCTACCTAAGTCACATCTTTCAAACTTGTCATTTTGGCGCAAATACTAATGCTCCTATTATCGTGGTAAGCTTTAAAGCAAAATGATATTATGAATATTGTTAAGCATACCAAGGACTGTTTCGCTGTACTAACAGTTTTTATGACCAACCACACCTTAATTCAAAAACTTTATCGGTTCAATAGGTGCTGCCCACTGAAATTGGATATCGGACATTAAAGATCTTGATCCAGTACATGTACAGCGGTGAAGCGACGGTTACTAATGACCAATTAGAAGGTGTTCTGAAAGCAGGTGATATACTTAGAGTTCGTGGATTGTGGAGATCAAATAATGGCAGTAAGAAGGAGAATATTCAATCAAACAGTCAAAAAGTCGAACGTGATAAAAAAGAAGCTGCCCCTCTCGCTGGACAGattcagaaaattaaattggTTCAACCAATGCctgagaaaattattgaaaatgttcAGCAGCCGGTAATAACTCAGAGCAGCGTCCCTACACCAAAATCATCGGATGGCAAACTTacggaaaaaaatgatgagaagGTAAAAGACCCCGAGAGTACTAAAGTCCATGAAGGAAAGAAGAATGAGGATGAAAGTAAAACGAATGGTAATCCTGAAGCCAAtgcgaagaaaagaagaagtgTCAACAGCGAAACTGAATCTAATAGGACAAGAAGCGAAGCTGGTGACAATGTATGATATGATAATACTATTGTTTGTATATAACTCTTATATGAAGAAAATCGTTGAGTTTAGTAACGTAACCACTGACTGCTATTAACGCAGTACAAACAAATGACTGTAGAAAATGATGTTTGTTCTTATTGGACTGTTTCACAGACCTATAAGTATGAAGCTGTCTTATATTCTATAACTGCTTATTCTCTTATTATACATTTAGCATCCAACACTCTTTCAATGCTATGACATCATGTTATATGTCAAACGTTAATAGCCTTTAgaataatttgttaatttttcaggaTCAGGACGAGTTGAATCTTGAACTTTTGGTCAAAGACGAGCCAATTGACTGGGAGGAGACCATTGATCCGTCTGAAACCTTGACAATTGATCATGAAATGGACATCAAACCAGTACGTTGACGTTATTATGATTATGTCTCGTATTCATATTCTACCATCTACGAGTATGCATTCGTACCTTAATCATATTGTACCATATAAAGCTGAGTGTAAGTCTAAATCTGTGATACTCAATATCACTTGCAAAATTTAGACTCAACTTATACACAGCATtaccaaataattcaataatataAATGTTCAATTGATGTTCTATAGGAGATTGTACACAGTGCTGATGAAGAAGGAGATATGGAAGAAGAGGAATATACGCCCCTGACTTGTGACATGTGTAGCCAAACATTTAACAGACCATCTGATTGGGTTCGACACATAGAATTCACCCATGCTGATATGAcggaaaatagaagaagaaaacgaaaggtAAATCTATTCAGTTTGCATTGAATCCTAATATGCCACTTGTTTGACGGTGAGAAATGGCCACATGTAGAATTAGACATTTCTTTGATGACTGCTTCTTATCATGAAACGAGTCTCCAATCActcatgaaatatttcttaaaatgCAGGGTGACACCGATGACGATAGCAAAGATTTTCCACCTCTAAAATGTGATCTCTGTGGTAACATGTATCCTACTCCTCAAGAATGGGTGCGACATATACAAACAGAACATACCGAAGAACAACTCGCTCTCATGAATAATTCAGCGCCTCCAAAACCAAAAAGAGTTCACAGCCATCAAAAATTATGCAACATCTGCCAAAAAGTATTTCCCAGCCATGCATCAATGGTTATCCATCAGAGAACACACACTGGTGAAAAGCCGTTTCTCTGTTCATACTGCAAGAAAGGTTTTAATGTTAAAAGTAATTTACTAAGACATCTGCGAACGCTTCATGATAAGTTTGTACATCCTAGCTTATATGGCAGTAATGGTAATAAGAATACTTAAgttgtttttctcatttctttgcttttgCATACCGTCATATGACTAGGCATTGTAACGCTGCAGTCAGTTATGAAAAGCAGAGCCACTGAAATACATTCGTTGCTGAACATAGACTCAAGTGAGAGAGGGCCACTGATGCGAGTGCTAAGTAGAACGGCGACGATAGTGGCATCCAAGTTCAGCAATGAATGAATGACCCTGTATGTATGCAAAAGTCAGAGATCCAATTTTATGAGACGtgtcaaaaaagaaagatagaaataATCATAGCATTTGTCGGTCGTACGGAATGTtccaattttctatttaaagTTTACTTGTCCAAAATCTGCGTGACGATTAAGtagatttgtcaaatttaaataatatcatACGTACACCTGTTACTCCAAgttatagaaacaaagtttcCACTTGCGGTTTTGACATTTGCGAAGTCCTGTGTAACTTGCATCCGTAAAAACGTCTCTACAGTGAATCAAATATTAGGTATAAGAtggatatataaatatagttaaagtaaaaaatccacaaaaaagtaaaactaaaatctaaaaaaaaaaacattgtaacATGTAGTTGCAAAATCGTAGATGACAAAGCAATACCAGGGCTTTTTAACCAAAGAGGCTGACAAATATTGCCAAAGTATTACATTTTGTTGCTATTtcgatttttgcaaaaattattgtaaaagaaTTTACTGAAGTAAagggtaataataaaaaaaataataatagtaataataattaatgaatgtaCGAGAAATAATGAGTGAACTATTATCTTATAAACATCTTGACCTGAGTACTTGagtgtataatatttctagtataattatttaccTTCTAATGATCGATATTTAACTACTAAATACTAATTCAAAATCCAAATGACTTAAGATTTAATTATATACTTCTAGGCAATTCGTAAGCtaattatgtatttttatattaccgTAGCTTGGATAGATTTACGAATTaagaaatatattaattaaattttaaacttcAATTAGGCTAGGTTATGGAATAAGAGACACAAAATGTATCAAAACTTTCGGAAATATATTTGGTTCTCCTCTTATGCCGCAAACGCAATACTTTCGAAACAACTACGGCTTATGACAGAAGCTGTTCAATTTACATTGTAAAGTAACTCAACGGTAAATTAATCCATGCAATCACACTACTCTATTGCAGATTTTAGGGCCAACTTCTTATTACATTAACATTGTGGCCAGCCAAATAATTTTAACTGTACATTTtgctaataaattaatttcgaaatatCAGTCAGCTTGATTTATTCGTTTCGTTGAGAACTACTTCATATTGTCAGCTAGTATTGGTTATAGATATTAGTTACAGAATGTATGAAAGTTGGAAATTACTCTAAGACAATGGAAAATAAggaatttattaaaatatccAGTGACTAGTTCTTCGACTGCTCACATGGATCATTTCTCCAACATGAAGGCACAACGATTGCGTTTATCTCAGAACACACCATACTTTGCAGTGTCCCAGTTTCGTACAGTAACAAAAATTAGCGGTATAACAACACGAATACCAGATTCTGTGCTTAGTTGTCTTCGTCTTCGATTTTAGGTGCCAAATAATATCTGATGTGTCCGAGTTCACCGATTTTGTATTCAACAACCAGTGGGACATCAGAAGACATTGAAAGTTGAACTTGGGC from Diprion similis isolate iyDipSimi1 chromosome 2, iyDipSimi1.1, whole genome shotgun sequence includes the following:
- the LOC124412116 gene encoding zinc finger protein 37 homolog, with the protein product MSENMAVAASENYQLKWHSYGAHLHSSVATLLHSESFADVLLATSCGRHVAAHRFVLAACSSYLSHIFQTCHFGANTNAPIIVVLPTEIGYRTLKILIQYMYSGEATVTNDQLEGVLKAGDILRVRGLWRSNNGSKKENIQSNSQKVERDKKEAAPLAGQIQKIKLVQPMPEKIIENVQQPVITQSSVPTPKSSDGKLTEKNDEKVKDPESTKVHEGKKNEDESKTNGNPEANAKKRRSVNSETESNRTRSEAGDNDQDELNLELLVKDEPIDWEETIDPSETLTIDHEMDIKPEIVHSADEEGDMEEEEYTPLTCDMCSQTFNRPSDWVRHIEFTHADMTENRRRKRKGDTDDDSKDFPPLKCDLCGNMYPTPQEWVRHIQTEHTEEQLALMNNSAPPKPKRVHSHQKLCNICQKVFPSHASMVIHQRTHTGEKPFLCSYCKKGFNVKSNLLRHLRTLHDKFVHPSLYGSNGNKNT